The following coding sequences lie in one Candidatus Limnocylindria bacterium genomic window:
- a CDS encoding sigma-70 family RNA polymerase sigma factor, with protein sequence MGDTRAFEDLARREERALYRHALRIVGTTSDAEDIVQDALFSAWRSIASFQGISFRAWLFRICTNRALDQLRSRKRRPELPLDPPDDDEVTWAEPVAPGPDLTQLAGDREALAAVETALEALPAEQRTALLLRDVEGFAYEEIAVITSVEIGTVKSRIHRGRLAVRNTLIARGWRGPEG encoded by the coding sequence GTGGGCGACACACGAGCGTTCGAGGATCTGGCGCGACGAGAGGAGCGAGCGCTCTATCGGCACGCATTGCGCATCGTCGGCACGACCTCGGATGCGGAGGACATCGTGCAAGACGCTCTTTTCTCAGCATGGCGTTCGATCGCTTCGTTCCAGGGCATCTCGTTCCGCGCATGGCTCTTCCGCATCTGTACGAACCGTGCGCTCGATCAGCTGCGGTCTCGCAAGCGGAGGCCCGAGCTTCCGCTGGATCCTCCGGACGATGACGAGGTCACGTGGGCTGAGCCTGTGGCCCCTGGACCAGACCTCACGCAGCTCGCGGGCGACCGCGAAGCGCTTGCCGCAGTGGAGACCGCGCTCGAGGCCCTGCCAGCCGAGCAGCGGACCGCGCTGTTGCTGCGCGACGTCGAGGGTTTCGCGTACGAGGAGATCGCGGTGATCACGTCGGTCGAGATCGGGACCGTGAAGTCACGTATCCACCGCGGCCGGTTGGCGGTCCGGAACACCCTGATAGCCCGTGGTTGGCGGGGCCCCGAAGGATGA
- a CDS encoding GAF domain-containing sensor histidine kinase: protein MRDRLGRLHEVTVEMLGILDLDRLYMTVAHAARSLDSADAASLMVVDHEENALVIRGYSGLSDHYAASQRIPLERALRHYQRPGSVAVRDLRTAPLGNPELIRAEGLAKVLALSIAREGELLGALHIYTRSPDRDFDEIDRDLAHILAAQASIAITNARLFTQLNEMDREREQFLSIVSHELRTPLTPLKALAQLQLGRLRRSRDRRTPMDLEALERNLESIERQVDRMNGLVNDLLSVSRAGRGKLELENAPFDLAGELRDVVGRYVAATREEGRHSFAIDAPETLTYDGDQARIDQLLMNLVGNAVKYSPRGGQVAVRLARKNGAAEIAIADQGIGIPEGDLSRLGGAFTRGAGKASTFAGMGIGLHVAKLVAEAHGGSLQLESPGEDKGTTVTVRLPL, encoded by the coding sequence ATGCGCGACCGTCTCGGGCGTCTGCACGAGGTCACCGTCGAGATGCTCGGCATCCTCGATCTGGACAGGCTCTACATGACCGTGGCGCATGCCGCGCGGTCTCTGGACAGCGCGGACGCGGCGTCGCTCATGGTCGTCGACCACGAAGAGAACGCTCTTGTCATCCGTGGCTACAGCGGCCTGTCCGACCACTACGCCGCGTCCCAACGCATCCCGCTCGAACGTGCGCTGCGCCACTACCAGCGTCCCGGTTCGGTGGCGGTGCGCGACCTGCGCACGGCGCCGCTCGGGAACCCGGAATTGATCCGCGCCGAGGGCCTGGCGAAAGTCCTCGCCCTCTCGATCGCTCGCGAAGGTGAGCTGCTTGGGGCGCTCCACATCTACACGCGGAGCCCGGACCGCGATTTCGACGAGATCGATCGCGATCTCGCGCACATCCTCGCCGCCCAGGCCTCCATCGCGATCACCAACGCCAGGCTGTTCACACAGCTCAACGAGATGGATCGGGAGCGCGAGCAGTTCCTGTCGATCGTCTCCCACGAGCTGCGCACCCCGCTCACGCCGCTGAAGGCGCTCGCGCAGCTGCAGCTCGGTCGGCTGCGGCGTTCGCGGGACCGCCGCACTCCGATGGATCTCGAGGCGCTGGAGCGCAATCTGGAGTCCATCGAGCGCCAGGTCGATCGGATGAATGGCCTCGTCAACGACCTTCTCTCCGTGTCGCGCGCCGGCCGTGGGAAGCTCGAATTGGAGAACGCGCCGTTCGACCTCGCGGGAGAGCTGCGCGATGTCGTTGGGCGCTACGTCGCCGCGACGCGCGAAGAGGGTCGGCACTCCTTTGCGATCGACGCGCCCGAGACGCTCACGTACGACGGTGACCAGGCGCGGATCGACCAGCTGCTCATGAATCTCGTGGGGAATGCGGTGAAATATTCGCCTCGCGGTGGGCAGGTTGCGGTGCGGCTCGCGCGCAAGAACGGAGCGGCGGAGATCGCCATCGCGGACCAGGGCATCGGGATCCCCGAGGGCGACCTGTCGCGGCTTGGTGGGGCGTTCACCCGGGGGGCGGGGAAGGCATCCACGTTCGCCGGGATGGGGATCGGCCTGCATGTCGCGAAGCTCGTCGCCGAAGCGCACGGCGGTTCGCTTCAGCTCGAGAGCCCCGGCGAGGACAAGGGAACGACGGTGACAGTGCGCCTACCGCTGTAA
- a CDS encoding response regulator translates to MADRKKKVVVIGEDDEPIAVLLRDAISDEPGYQAVVVSDGALVLETVRQVHADLLILDIMMPGLSGLEVYDRVREDSSIRDMPVLFVSANLPLYDPEFKRRNITTVLTKPFDLNDLLQRVRSLCPA, encoded by the coding sequence GTGGCAGACAGAAAGAAAAAGGTCGTCGTCATCGGCGAGGACGACGAGCCGATCGCGGTGTTACTGCGCGACGCCATCAGCGATGAGCCTGGATACCAAGCGGTGGTCGTGTCGGACGGCGCGCTGGTGCTCGAGACCGTACGCCAGGTCCACGCCGACCTCCTCATCCTCGACATCATGATGCCCGGTCTGAGCGGTCTCGAGGTCTACGACCGCGTCCGCGAGGATTCGAGTATCCGCGACATGCCGGTGCTGTTCGTCAGCGCGAACCTCCCGCTGTACGACCCCGAATTCAAACGGCGGAACATCACGACCGTCCTCACGAAGCCGTTCGATCTCAACGATCTCCTCCAGCGCGTGCGATCGCTCTGCCCGGCATGA
- a CDS encoding DNA polymerase III subunit alpha, with amino-acid sequence MGIVITGSFVHLHTHSEYSLLDGLSRVSDLVARAKELGMPAIALTDHGALYGAVDFFVAANQAGIKPILGVETYVARTNRFERDPRLEGHGKPFHLVLLAKNFTGYRNLVSLVTTAHLDGYYYRPRMDKEILRQHSEGLIALSACLQGELARAIQDEGVEAACKVAVEHQEIFGAGNYFLELMQHGVTEQEAVLEGVREVARRTGIPLVATNDIHYVHAEDAEAQDVMVCIQSGKTIDTQDRLKMIDHPELYLKSAEQMAVLFPNDPEAIANTVRIAEMIDLKLPLGELQLPAFEVPAGTTPEEHLRAMAETGVVAKYGAITPELRERLDKELSVIGKLGYSGYILIVQDFIRYAREHGILTAVRGSAGGSLVNYVIDLTDIDPIRYGLIFDRFLNLERYTLPDIDVDFMDDRRDEVIAYVTEKYGADRVAQIGTFNTMLARAAVRDVARVLGMPYGEADRVAKTIPFGVTLEDSRRMVGELQQLEQEPHVGRLLDLAEKVEGLVRSTGTHAAGVVITAEPLINLVPLERSKGTSAIQTQYEDKSLEKLGLLKFDFLGLSNLTILDEALKLIKTSRGIEIDRARIPLDDQKTFDLLGSGETTGMFQLESAGMRRHIRDLKPDRVEDVMAMVALFRPGPMDYIPAYIRRKHGQEAVTYAHPLLEPVLRKTYGVMVYQEDVMAVTQALAGFTLSQADVLCFAIRKKIREKLDAQKMKFVEGCLRNGVHADVIEQVWRDFEPFARYGFNRAHAAIYGVIAYHTAYLKANYTLEYMTAVLSSDMGNSERIAIAVAECRRMGIAVLPPDVNESEFGFAITPKGIRFGLGAVKNVGAGAVESIIEARRADGPFRSLDDFCGRIDLQRCNKRVLESLIKCGALDAFGPRAVQIGHLDLALATAQREQRDRESGQVGLFASLGMADEIVAQPLPNGPEAPKRELLGWEKELLGIYLSEHPLQRMAERMGDVVTAYLAELKEAGEELVTVACVVTSARKHITKEKKLMMFAQVEDLTGTTEVTVFPRTYEATASLWNTDEILLVLARVEQRDEAPKLLCEHAVRFDDAGIAEIRRVADERRQSLAKRAKFMRPANGNGHGSTAGGSAGPAPAGSSSRPTYSPAPTSRGNPSLSSPAQRSASETTPAVSPASPLSASSPPASAAPSPSSTSPASSSDPPSELVIRFREALDYERSIAIFQRIQQVLRSHAGPAVVILELPRAAGGVRRVPTSFRALPSRKLAEAVANEVGGDVVEVVLPL; translated from the coding sequence ATGGGGATCGTCATCACGGGATCGTTCGTCCACCTCCACACCCACAGCGAATACAGCCTCCTCGATGGGCTTTCGCGCGTCTCCGACCTCGTCGCGCGCGCGAAGGAGCTTGGGATGCCGGCGATCGCGCTCACCGATCACGGCGCCCTCTACGGGGCGGTGGACTTCTTCGTGGCGGCCAACCAGGCCGGCATCAAGCCGATCCTCGGCGTCGAGACGTACGTCGCGCGCACGAATCGCTTCGAGCGCGATCCCCGCCTCGAGGGTCACGGGAAACCGTTTCACCTCGTGCTCCTGGCTAAGAACTTCACCGGCTACCGCAACCTCGTATCGCTCGTCACCACGGCCCATCTCGACGGCTACTACTACCGGCCGCGCATGGATAAGGAGATCCTGAGACAGCACTCCGAAGGGCTCATCGCCCTGTCGGCCTGCCTGCAGGGGGAGCTCGCGCGGGCGATCCAGGACGAGGGCGTCGAAGCGGCATGCAAGGTCGCCGTCGAGCATCAGGAGATCTTCGGCGCCGGCAATTACTTCCTCGAGCTGATGCAGCACGGCGTTACCGAGCAGGAGGCCGTGCTCGAGGGCGTACGCGAGGTGGCTCGGCGGACCGGGATCCCGCTCGTCGCCACGAACGACATCCATTACGTGCACGCGGAGGACGCCGAGGCGCAGGACGTGATGGTCTGCATCCAGAGCGGGAAGACGATCGACACGCAGGACCGCCTCAAGATGATCGATCACCCCGAGCTCTATCTGAAGAGCGCCGAGCAGATGGCTGTTCTCTTCCCAAATGACCCGGAGGCGATCGCGAACACCGTGCGCATCGCGGAGATGATCGACCTGAAGCTTCCACTGGGTGAGCTGCAACTTCCGGCCTTCGAAGTGCCCGCAGGCACAACGCCCGAGGAGCACCTGCGCGCGATGGCCGAGACGGGCGTGGTCGCGAAGTACGGAGCGATCACGCCCGAGCTGCGCGAGCGGCTCGACAAGGAGCTGTCGGTCATCGGCAAGCTCGGCTACTCGGGCTACATCCTCATCGTCCAGGACTTCATCCGCTACGCGCGCGAGCACGGCATCCTGACCGCCGTCCGCGGCTCTGCAGGCGGATCACTCGTGAACTACGTCATCGACCTGACCGACATCGACCCCATCCGATATGGCCTCATCTTCGACCGCTTCCTGAACCTCGAGCGGTACACCCTCCCGGACATCGACGTCGACTTCATGGACGATCGCCGCGACGAGGTCATCGCTTACGTCACGGAGAAGTACGGTGCCGATCGTGTCGCGCAGATCGGCACGTTCAACACGATGCTCGCGCGCGCGGCCGTCCGTGATGTCGCGCGCGTGCTCGGGATGCCATATGGCGAGGCCGACCGCGTCGCGAAGACGATCCCGTTCGGCGTCACGCTCGAGGACTCACGCCGGATGGTGGGCGAGCTGCAGCAACTGGAGCAGGAGCCGCACGTGGGGCGCCTCCTCGACCTCGCGGAGAAGGTCGAGGGGCTCGTTCGATCGACCGGCACGCATGCCGCCGGGGTGGTCATCACCGCCGAGCCGCTGATCAATCTGGTCCCGCTCGAACGCTCGAAGGGAACGTCCGCGATCCAGACGCAGTACGAAGACAAGTCGCTCGAGAAGCTCGGCCTGCTCAAGTTCGACTTCCTCGGGCTCTCGAACCTCACGATCCTCGACGAGGCGCTGAAGCTCATCAAGACCTCGCGCGGGATCGAGATCGACCGCGCGCGCATTCCGCTCGACGACCAGAAGACGTTCGATCTGCTGGGCTCCGGGGAGACAACGGGCATGTTCCAGCTGGAGTCCGCGGGCATGCGCCGGCACATCCGCGACCTGAAGCCGGACCGCGTCGAGGACGTCATGGCGATGGTCGCGCTCTTCCGCCCGGGCCCGATGGACTACATCCCGGCGTACATCCGCCGCAAGCACGGCCAGGAGGCGGTGACGTACGCGCATCCGCTCCTCGAGCCGGTCCTGCGCAAGACGTACGGCGTGATGGTCTATCAGGAGGACGTGATGGCGGTGACGCAGGCGCTCGCCGGCTTCACGCTCTCGCAGGCCGACGTCCTGTGCTTCGCGATCCGCAAGAAGATCCGCGAGAAGCTCGACGCGCAGAAGATGAAGTTCGTCGAGGGCTGCTTACGCAACGGCGTGCACGCGGACGTGATCGAGCAGGTCTGGAGGGACTTCGAGCCGTTCGCGCGCTACGGCTTCAACCGCGCGCACGCCGCGATCTACGGAGTCATCGCGTACCACACCGCGTACCTGAAGGCCAACTACACGCTCGAGTACATGACCGCGGTGCTCTCGTCCGACATGGGCAACTCGGAGCGGATCGCGATCGCCGTCGCGGAGTGCCGGCGCATGGGCATCGCCGTCCTTCCGCCGGACGTGAACGAGTCGGAGTTCGGATTCGCGATCACTCCGAAGGGGATCCGCTTCGGACTGGGCGCGGTGAAGAACGTCGGTGCCGGCGCGGTGGAGAGCATCATCGAAGCGCGTCGCGCTGACGGCCCGTTCCGCTCGCTCGACGATTTCTGCGGGCGGATCGATCTTCAGCGCTGCAACAAGCGTGTCCTCGAGTCGCTGATCAAATGCGGCGCGCTCGATGCGTTCGGACCGCGCGCGGTGCAGATCGGTCATCTCGATCTTGCCCTCGCGACCGCGCAGCGCGAGCAGCGTGATCGGGAGAGCGGCCAGGTCGGTCTCTTCGCCAGCCTCGGGATGGCGGACGAGATCGTGGCGCAGCCGCTCCCGAACGGCCCGGAAGCTCCGAAGCGCGAGCTCCTTGGCTGGGAGAAGGAGCTGCTCGGGATCTACCTCTCGGAGCACCCGCTGCAGCGGATGGCCGAGCGCATGGGCGACGTCGTCACGGCGTATCTCGCGGAGCTGAAGGAGGCGGGGGAGGAGCTCGTCACGGTCGCGTGTGTCGTCACGAGCGCGCGAAAGCACATCACCAAAGAGAAGAAGCTGATGATGTTCGCGCAGGTCGAGGACCTCACCGGCACGACCGAGGTCACGGTCTTCCCGCGCACCTATGAGGCGACGGCATCGCTCTGGAACACCGACGAGATCCTGCTCGTCCTCGCCCGCGTCGAGCAGCGCGACGAGGCGCCGAAGCTGTTGTGCGAGCACGCCGTGCGATTTGACGACGCCGGGATCGCTGAGATCCGCCGCGTCGCCGACGAGCGCCGTCAGAGCCTCGCGAAGCGGGCGAAGTTCATGAGGCCGGCGAATGGGAACGGCCACGGCTCGACCGCTGGCGGGTCGGCGGGTCCTGCCCCGGCGGGATCGTCTTCTCGGCCGACCTACTCGCCGGCTCCCACCTCACGGGGCAACCCCTCCCTGTCGTCGCCGGCTCAACGGTCGGCCTCGGAGACGACACCCGCCGTGTCACCCGCCTCCCCGCTGTCAGCCTCCTCGCCGCCAGCCTCAGCTGCCCCGTCGCCGTCCTCGACTTCGCCCGCGAGCTCGTCGGATCCGCCTTCGGAGCTTGTCATCCGCTTTCGCGAGGCTCTGGATTACGAACGGTCCATCGCGATCTTTCAGCGCATCCAGCAGGTCCTCAGATCGCACGCCGGGCCTGCGGTGGTGATCCTCGAATTGCCGCGTGCTGCGGGGGGCGTGCGGCGGGTGCCGACGTCGTTCCGCGCGCTGCCTTCACGCAAGCTCGCCGAGGCCGTCGCCAACGAGGTCGGCGGCGATGTGGTCGAGGTCGTCCTACCGCTTTAG
- a CDS encoding inositol monophosphatase, whose amino-acid sequence MTGSRAHSAADAARYATLAGVATQTAVAVGDAIVQTEVQIVTRKKGRANFATAADHAAEKAIIARLAAHDPAIPVLAEESAKARVRRAERLWVVDPIDGTLNFSRAIPFYCVVIAYVEGGRTRAAAVHAPRTGETFTAAEGRGATRNGVAISVGSVTKLSEAFAVASLAFGVTKKKDSRFVVLNSTCARLRVLGTAALEMCYVAMGTFDLFVHEALSPWDVAASAFIAREAGASVLSLKTGEDAVWDERQIVIANPKLARVAMKLLKRP is encoded by the coding sequence ATGACGGGCAGCCGCGCACACAGCGCGGCGGATGCGGCACGATACGCGACCCTCGCCGGTGTCGCCACGCAGACCGCGGTCGCGGTCGGTGATGCGATCGTGCAGACCGAGGTGCAGATCGTGACCCGGAAGAAGGGCCGCGCCAACTTCGCGACCGCGGCCGACCACGCGGCGGAGAAAGCGATCATCGCGCGTCTTGCCGCGCACGATCCCGCCATACCTGTGCTCGCGGAGGAGAGCGCGAAGGCTAGGGTCCGCAGGGCCGAACGCCTGTGGGTCGTCGATCCGATCGACGGGACGCTGAACTTCAGCCGCGCGATCCCGTTCTACTGCGTCGTCATCGCGTACGTCGAAGGCGGACGGACGCGCGCGGCCGCCGTGCACGCGCCGCGCACCGGTGAGACGTTCACCGCCGCGGAGGGACGTGGCGCGACACGCAACGGCGTCGCGATCAGCGTTGGGTCCGTCACGAAGCTGTCGGAGGCGTTCGCTGTCGCGAGCCTCGCGTTCGGCGTGACGAAGAAGAAGGACTCGCGCTTCGTCGTGCTGAACTCCACGTGCGCGCGACTGCGGGTACTGGGGACCGCAGCGCTCGAGATGTGCTACGTCGCGATGGGGACGTTCGACCTCTTCGTGCACGAAGCGCTCTCGCCGTGGGACGTCGCCGCGTCGGCGTTCATCGCGCGCGAGGCGGGCGCGAGCGTGCTGTCGCTCAAGACCGGCGAGGATGCGGTGTGGGACGAGCGTCAGATCGTGATCGCAAATCCAAAGCTCGCGCGTGTGGCGATGAAGCTACTGAAGCGCCCATAG
- a CDS encoding endonuclease/exonuclease/phosphatase family protein: MIGGVTFGVIGLLFLFADLRTFSSTFQLTFFGAPNTNLGVAATAVFATSLLALLVGARLGPRRAVGLSGVIFGIATLALTASRSNWLDLALSVVALAAGFWWLALFHSSRVADAPPALARALPIAFVADLALRAALRTQPVVDLAFPVAVGIVLVAVLVFGAAGLASLSAERQWTRPNLVGTLALIAAPALVLVAETGGTNGAQVALAGGLGLGPEPARATQIGQIIVGFGLSAGALALVRFGPNRFIGAASLAIGGALLWSHLPVLSLAGGLFLAAGIVISAATILGAPQVPAGSPAGPVLALSLGWLVFVGTAFGFYAFFALQPAVWAATAVVVLATLVAPTPVVRLGTPLAVAAATVGAAVPLLAFLSAPMTADPQPPKVTFRLMTYNVHQGFDAGQIPSLDRIVATVATESPDVLVLEEVVRGWMIDEQHDVLSVLAQKLEMYYTFLPTIGDLYGNAVLSRYPMEVIKRVSYAPGPTMRNQPRGALFVKIGDLLVVGTHLDHTSDGTFVRQDQVRTILRELGDAKAVVVAGDLNAEPGDIEIRLFDQAGFQDLGQSAGPTTTGDDPPKRIDYVWGLGVVGAQAHTTADTNLSSDHRALVVNITRTAP, from the coding sequence GTGATCGGCGGGGTGACCTTCGGGGTCATCGGGCTCCTCTTTCTGTTCGCAGACCTCCGCACGTTCAGCTCGACGTTCCAGCTGACGTTCTTCGGCGCCCCGAACACCAACCTCGGCGTGGCCGCGACGGCGGTCTTCGCGACCTCCTTACTCGCGCTGCTCGTCGGCGCGCGCCTGGGGCCGCGGCGCGCCGTCGGTCTGAGCGGGGTGATCTTCGGCATCGCCACGCTGGCGCTCACGGCCTCACGGAGCAACTGGCTCGACCTTGCGCTGTCGGTCGTAGCGCTCGCGGCCGGCTTCTGGTGGCTCGCGCTGTTCCACAGCTCTCGGGTCGCGGACGCGCCGCCGGCGCTCGCTCGCGCGCTGCCGATCGCGTTCGTCGCCGACCTGGCGCTTCGCGCTGCGCTCCGTACGCAGCCGGTGGTCGACCTCGCCTTCCCGGTCGCGGTGGGGATCGTCCTCGTCGCCGTGCTGGTGTTCGGCGCCGCCGGCCTCGCCTCGCTCTCCGCCGAGCGGCAGTGGACCAGACCGAATCTCGTGGGAACCCTCGCGCTGATCGCCGCGCCCGCGCTCGTCCTCGTCGCGGAGACCGGTGGCACGAACGGGGCTCAGGTCGCTCTCGCGGGCGGGCTCGGCCTCGGGCCGGAGCCGGCTCGCGCGACGCAGATCGGCCAGATCATCGTGGGCTTCGGACTCTCCGCTGGCGCGCTCGCCCTGGTGCGCTTCGGACCGAACCGTTTCATCGGAGCCGCGTCGCTCGCGATCGGCGGTGCCCTGCTGTGGTCTCACCTCCCTGTCCTCTCTCTCGCCGGCGGTCTGTTCCTCGCGGCGGGGATCGTGATCTCCGCGGCGACGATCCTGGGCGCACCGCAGGTCCCCGCGGGATCGCCGGCCGGTCCCGTGCTCGCGCTGTCGCTCGGCTGGCTCGTATTCGTCGGGACCGCGTTCGGGTTCTACGCGTTCTTCGCGCTACAGCCGGCGGTGTGGGCTGCGACCGCGGTCGTCGTGCTCGCGACGCTCGTCGCGCCGACGCCGGTCGTCCGCCTCGGAACGCCGCTCGCGGTCGCTGCCGCCACCGTCGGCGCGGCGGTGCCACTGCTTGCGTTCCTGAGCGCGCCCATGACGGCCGACCCGCAGCCGCCGAAGGTCACGTTCCGCCTCATGACGTACAACGTCCATCAGGGCTTCGACGCCGGCCAGATCCCGTCGCTCGACAGGATCGTCGCGACCGTCGCCACCGAGTCGCCTGACGTGCTCGTGCTGGAGGAGGTCGTGCGTGGCTGGATGATCGACGAGCAGCACGATGTCCTGTCGGTGCTCGCACAGAAGCTCGAGATGTACTACACGTTCCTGCCGACGATCGGCGATCTGTACGGCAATGCGGTGCTGTCGCGATATCCGATGGAGGTCATCAAGCGAGTCTCGTATGCGCCCGGGCCGACGATGCGGAACCAGCCGCGCGGCGCGCTGTTCGTCAAGATCGGCGACCTGCTCGTCGTCGGGACGCATCTGGATCACACGAGCGACGGCACATTCGTGCGACAGGACCAGGTGCGCACGATCCTACGGGAGCTCGGCGACGCGAAGGCGGTCGTCGTGGCCGGAGATCTCAACGCCGAGCCGGGCGACATCGAGATCCGGCTGTTCGATCAGGCGGGCTTCCAGGACCTCGGGCAGTCAGCCGGGCCCACGACGACAGGCGATGACCCTCCGAAGCGGATCGACTACGTCTGGGGGCTCGGTGTCGTCGGCGCGCAGGCGCACACCACCGCCGACACGAATCTGTCGTCGGATCATCGAGCGCTCGTCGTGAACATCACACGCACCGCGCCCTGA